In a genomic window of Anoxybacter fermentans:
- a CDS encoding flavodoxin family protein, whose protein sequence is MICGSPRKGGNTELLLSFFEKELQQHGIQTEFTTLAEKEIKHCINCDKCIDTNKCIQKDDFNNIYNKVLENEGLVVGSPVYVGTPTSLLMAFLQRLTYVSWNNNRPLAKKIGGPIAVAGETGQLATINCLIDFYLVNEMVIPSSYYWNAGVGCGKGDILNDEKGKSYVVKFAQNMAWLMKKLEEEVK, encoded by the coding sequence ATAATTTGTGGCTCCCCAAGGAAGGGTGGTAACACAGAGTTATTGCTATCTTTTTTTGAGAAGGAATTGCAACAACATGGTATTCAGACAGAGTTTACCACCTTAGCAGAGAAAGAGATCAAGCATTGTATCAATTGTGACAAATGTATAGATACCAATAAATGTATTCAAAAAGATGATTTCAACAATATTTACAATAAAGTTCTGGAAAACGAAGGGCTTGTTGTTGGAAGTCCCGTTTATGTTGGCACACCAACTTCTTTACTCATGGCTTTTCTCCAAAGGTTGACTTATGTTTCATGGAATAATAATCGTCCTCTTGCCAAGAAAATTGGGGGTCCAATTGCTGTCGCTGGAGAAACCGGTCAATTAGCCACTATTAATTGCTTGATTGACTTTTATCTTGTGAATGAAATGGTTATTCCTAGTTCTTACTATTGGAACGCTGGGGTTGGTTGTGGTAAAGGTGATATTCTTAATGATGAAAAAGGCAAATCATATGTTGTTAAATTTGCCCAGAACATGGCATGGTTAATGAAAAAATTAGAGGAGGAAGTTAAATGA
- a CDS encoding FG-GAP repeat domain-containing protein, with protein sequence MQKKVVYFLVIMLLTMSISCIAERNYQIKRIASIGYWPTAFFQAGDVNGDNIPEIIYHLDNFLNLKVNSLINEPVEILDQIDSGSSTSVEIADLNGNGINEIIVGQDSFPAYFGTPYLYVIEFNGKEYKKIWRSSEIGDIIKMWPLNENGKLKFIVYVYRDEKPKNIENIMYILEYTDDFKMKGPIILSGPIVYVGKINDENENGIVVLTKEVSSIDLIRYEATDYRGSRLFNYIIPKVFKLEGDNLVESSEKVPLLETQIWGWLTLDLNNDGKLEYIIGTFDNLKPCFKIFEGDKLVYKSDVLTTKHQKWRLDLAVGDIEGDGKREVVMTFGYKLSYTDDGYQLSEDFKDIFDTYPAIFQIELADVDNDGKDEILFLAGSQDEYEFLMDYQSYLYMLDIE encoded by the coding sequence ATGCAGAAAAAAGTAGTATATTTTTTAGTAATAATGTTACTAACGATGTCAATTAGTTGTATAGCAGAGAGGAATTATCAAATTAAAAGAATCGCTTCAATAGGTTATTGGCCAACAGCATTTTTTCAGGCAGGAGATGTTAATGGTGATAATATACCTGAGATAATTTACCATTTAGATAATTTTCTTAATTTAAAAGTAAATTCATTAATAAATGAACCTGTGGAAATTTTGGATCAAATAGATTCTGGAAGTTCTACTAGTGTTGAAATAGCAGATTTAAATGGTAATGGGATTAATGAAATTATAGTCGGGCAGGATTCTTTTCCGGCATATTTTGGTACACCATATTTATATGTTATAGAATTCAATGGAAAAGAGTATAAAAAAATATGGCGAAGTTCAGAAATAGGAGATATTATTAAAATGTGGCCATTAAATGAGAATGGTAAACTGAAGTTTATTGTTTATGTTTATAGAGATGAGAAACCGAAGAATATTGAAAATATAATGTATATTCTGGAGTATACAGATGATTTTAAAATGAAAGGCCCAATTATTTTGAGTGGTCCAATTGTATATGTAGGAAAAATTAATGATGAGAATGAGAATGGAATAGTTGTTTTAACGAAAGAAGTCAGTTCAATAGATTTAATAAGGTATGAAGCGACAGACTATAGAGGAAGTAGATTATTTAACTATATAATTCCAAAAGTTTTCAAATTAGAAGGTGATAATCTGGTTGAGAGTTCAGAAAAAGTACCTTTGCTTGAAACTCAGATATGGGGGTGGTTAACATTAGATTTAAATAATGATGGTAAATTGGAATATATAATAGGAACATTTGATAATTTAAAGCCGTGTTTTAAAATATTTGAAGGAGATAAGTTAGTATATAAGTCAGATGTTCTTACTACAAAACATCAAAAATGGAGACTGGACTTAGCTGTAGGTGATATAGAGGGGGATGGAAAAAGAGAGGTAGTAATGACATTTGGATATAAATTAAGTTATACAGATGATGGTTATCAATTAAGTGAGGATTTTAAGGATATTTTTGATACCTATCCAGCAATTTTTCAAATAGAATTGGCAGATGTAGATAATGATGGAAAAGATGAGATATTATTTTTAGCCGGTTCGCAAGATGAGTATGAATTTTTAATGGATTATCAATCATATTTATATATGTTAGATATAGAATAA
- a CDS encoding RHS repeat-associated core domain-containing protein yields the protein MYKPGTIKRPIQKAEPGFKYTVQREEVNIGLYYYDARYYDPETGQFIREDEYKGDLVNPQSQHLYIYVLV from the coding sequence TTGTATAAGCCTGGGACAATAAAGAGACCGATACAGAAAGCAGAACCAGGGTTTAAATACACGGTCCAGAGAGAAGAAGTAAATATTGGGCTGTATTATTATGATGCAAGATATTATGACCCAGAGACCGGACAGTTTATTCGTGAGGATGAGTATAAAGGTGATTTAGTCAATCCACAAAGTCAGCACCTGTATATTTATGTATTGGTATAG
- a CDS encoding HIT family protein: protein MKECPFCFPEIDQEQKIVLTNEHCMFLQKPQQVLIGSGVIVPRKHRETVFDLTPEEWNSIYDLLIEVKEYLDKKYNPQGYNVGWNVGRVGGQEIFHAHLHVIPRYEDEPLAGKGIRFWLKQPENKRNNID, encoded by the coding sequence ATGAAAGAGTGTCCATTTTGTTTTCCAGAAATTGATCAAGAACAAAAAATTGTTTTAACTAATGAACATTGTATGTTTTTGCAAAAACCACAACAAGTTTTAATAGGTTCAGGAGTTATTGTGCCTAGGAAGCACAGGGAAACTGTATTTGATCTCACACCAGAGGAATGGAATTCAATATATGATTTATTAATAGAAGTTAAAGAGTATCTTGATAAAAAGTATAACCCACAGGGATATAATGTCGGTTGGAATGTAGGTAGAGTAGGAGGTCAAGAGATATTTCATGCACATTTACATGTTATACCGAGATATGAAGATGAACCACTAGCAGGGAAAGGTATAAGATTTTGGTTGAAACAACCTGAAAATAAACGTAATAACATTGATTAA
- a CDS encoding RHS repeat-associated core domain-containing protein, whose protein sequence is MTDRTGKVVWEQDYLPFGEDLHKPGTSVVDFEVETRYKFTGQRQVIGIGLYYYGAKYYDPETGRFITEDVYRGNLINPLSQNLYIYVLQNPLKYVDPSGYMVNLTAGTGGITLELTDKDIERLKEIVNDDDRLTAEEKLDLNSTFSNINRNLKKSNAQIIDRPDLARLTNLYLDIFRG, encoded by the coding sequence ATGACAGATAGAACAGGTAAGGTAGTCTGGGAACAGGATTATCTGCCATTTGGTGAGGACTTGCATAAGCCTGGAACAAGTGTGGTGGATTTTGAAGTAGAGACCAGGTATAAATTTACAGGGCAGAGGCAGGTTATAGGAATAGGGTTATATTACTATGGAGCAAAGTATTATGATCCTGAGACCGGACGGTTTATTACAGAAGATGTTTATCGAGGAAATCTGATTAACCCGCTAAGTCAGAATCTATATATCTACGTATTGCAGAATCCATTAAAATATGTGGATCCTTCAGGATATATGGTGAATTTGACAGCTGGCACTGGAGGAATAACTTTAGAGTTAACTGATAAAGATATTGAGCGGTTAAAAGAGATTGTTAATGATGATGATAGATTAACTGCAGAAGAAAAACTGGATTTAAATAGTACATTTAGCAATATTAATAGAAATTTAAAGAAATCAAATGCACAAATTATAGACCGTCCAGATCTGGCGAGATTAACGAATTTATATTTAGATATATTTAGAGGGTAA
- a CDS encoding YciI family protein, producing the protein MKKGDKLFVRIDYRIEGTEFGPTDFDDHINYIKDIASERYCIGGGFCNKDGGMIIFEAKNLEEAKQIADNDPLMKRNLYKYELFEWDLVVLSKEIQKKA; encoded by the coding sequence ATGAAAAAAGGTGATAAACTTTTCGTTAGAATAGACTATAGAATTGAAGGGACTGAATTTGGGCCAACTGACTTTGACGATCATATCAATTATATAAAGGATATTGCGTCTGAAAGGTATTGTATTGGCGGAGGATTTTGCAATAAAGATGGTGGTATGATTATTTTTGAAGCTAAAAATTTAGAAGAAGCGAAACAAATTGCAGATAATGATCCTTTAATGAAAAGGAATTTATATAAGTATGAATTATTCGAGTGGGATTTAGTAGTTCTTTCTAAGGAAATACAGAAGAAAGCGTGA
- a CDS encoding RHS repeat-associated core domain-containing protein: MTDGTGKLVWEQDYLPFGEDLHKPGTSVVDFEVETRYKFTGQRQVVGIGLYYYGARYYDPEAGRFTREDEYQGDIFIPQTLNLYVYVLNNPLKYLDPTGNKYEFVSGTGYLEITTFDYEMEKLMKNSRIGFSFLPQTDSLSIVPGLQDEFRKFVIGIQAKLELEPYFDIETYYKIMDKFIADPSTVSELDIGMAIYYVSMYGENTNIQKYKDEKLNRFDREIIAWTNYWNRRLKGVKNYIALDPNLVKAVMYQESKVGTYGGARNGIADPMQVLDKDNPALTVLAGKRTEGRLYGIPKSGYGLARLINEKKLQPNPMASVALGVRWLAYKIHWTGIWHKGYKQIYFGVLHYNGNISTNTPNGRQHRYNYAMQVMELYQTGIYWWWNKKGEFVSEKIFDY; encoded by the coding sequence ATGACAGATGGAACGGGTAAGCTAGTCTGGGAACAGGATTATCTGCCATTTGGTGAAGACTTGCATAAGCCTGGAACAAGTGTGGTGGATTTTGAAGTAGAGACCAGGTATAAATTTACAGGGCAGAGGCAGGTTGTAGGAATAGGGTTATATTACTATGGAGCAAGGTATTATGACCCTGAGGCCGGGCGGTTTACTCGTGAGGATGAGTATCAAGGAGATATTTTCATACCGCAGACATTGAATCTGTACGTATATGTTCTAAATAATCCGTTAAAGTATTTAGATCCGACAGGAAATAAATATGAATTTGTTTCAGGAACTGGATATTTAGAAATTACTACATTTGATTATGAGATGGAGAAACTCATGAAAAATAGTCGAATAGGTTTCTCTTTTCTGCCTCAAACAGATTCGCTCTCTATTGTTCCAGGATTACAGGATGAGTTTAGAAAATTTGTTATTGGAATACAAGCTAAATTAGAACTGGAACCATATTTTGATATTGAGACGTACTATAAGATAATGGATAAGTTTATTGCTGATCCATCAACTGTTAGTGAATTAGATATTGGAATGGCAATTTATTATGTTAGTATGTATGGTGAGAATACAAATATTCAAAAATATAAGGATGAAAAACTTAATAGATTTGACCGTGAAATAATAGCCTGGACAAATTACTGGAATAGGCGATTAAAAGGTGTAAAGAACTATATTGCACTTGATCCCAATCTTGTAAAAGCTGTTATGTATCAGGAAAGCAAGGTAGGCACTTATGGTGGAGCACGGAATGGAATTGCTGACCCTATGCAAGTATTGGATAAAGATAATCCGGCTTTAACAGTTCTCGCTGGAAAAAGAACTGAAGGAAGATTGTATGGGATTCCCAAAAGTGGATATGGTTTAGCAAGATTAATTAACGAGAAAAAACTTCAACCTAACCCAATGGCGAGTGTGGCTTTAGGAGTTCGATGGTTGGCATATAAAATACATTGGACAGGAATATGGCATAAAGGTTATAAGCAAATTTATTTTGGAGTATTACATTATAATGGAAATATTAGTACAAATACTCCAAATGGTAGACAACATCGTTATAATTATGCAATGCAAGTTATGGAACTTTATCAGACAGGTATCTATTGGTGGTGGAATAAAAAAGGTGAGTTTGTCAGTGAAAAAATATTTGATTATTGA
- a CDS encoding DUF4225 domain-containing protein — protein MYLEGKISYDAYLIAYERVAGELKDRNIEWNADIIWLAFANGTVTLISGAGQVFTGIGLIAVPDATVTKGIGGYILVHGASNSIQGIMIIGKAFSGGGEVPNKLREKYKEMFGLKGEIMYLSIDFCISFYGTMSAASEIMKYYRFKKGGVLIKNVRYGFGEKILPFPGSLISKGKLIFNFVGLTNDIPSYRGTLRDLDYSIRNYSKGGNED, from the coding sequence ATATATTTAGAGGGTAAAATTTCTTATGATGCATATCTTATCGCTTATGAAAGAGTTGCAGGAGAATTAAAGGACAGAAATATAGAATGGAATGCAGATATAATTTGGTTAGCTTTTGCTAATGGAACTGTAACTTTAATTTCTGGAGCTGGTCAAGTTTTTACTGGAATTGGTTTAATTGCAGTTCCTGATGCTACCGTTACAAAAGGTATTGGAGGGTATATTTTAGTTCATGGTGCTTCTAATTCTATACAAGGTATTATGATAATAGGTAAAGCTTTTTCAGGTGGCGGGGAAGTACCTAATAAATTACGTGAAAAATATAAAGAAATGTTTGGTTTGAAAGGTGAAATTATGTATTTAAGTATTGACTTTTGTATAAGTTTTTATGGAACGATGTCAGCAGCTTCCGAAATAATGAAATATTATCGATTTAAAAAAGGTGGCGTGTTAATAAAGAATGTACGATATGGGTTTGGGGAGAAGATATTACCATTTCCGGGTAGCTTAATAAGTAAAGGAAAACTTATATTTAATTTTGTAGGGCTTACCAATGATATTCCTTCATATAGAGGAACGTTAAGAGATTTGGATTATAGTATTAGAAATTATTCAAAAGGAGGGAATGAAGATTAA
- a CDS encoding RHS repeat domain-containing protein — translation MSVYMREYQVAEVEGTFYGERTGFLGLAEEDIFGTLSLVGPEDYWVKFDYKGNSIGVVLVEKASIGKIELKPAPEVLEHRVEKNTLSVYYSPDNFTFYKLPEDQWYFEKDEDGDITIIFEEPVEALAFKIHSKFDDRDMYFGFVDKSEFYGDLRNMVKIYQRTDGARLEYDYDAGGNRIAKRTIVGNTEEITYEYYGGSNRLKKMTNNRTGESFYYVCDENGNLIEKGNQFTVKEDRSVEFVKEGFDVEYWQYEYTVRDRLKAVYRNGKLQAKFIYDADGNRICSETEEEGNINYVFNYAGKVIYEDNISEGKKVSYIYAFARPIAKVEGIVGSDAEVYYYHHDNLGSTRLMTDRTGKVVWEQDYLPFGRSCISLGQ, via the coding sequence ATGTCAGTATATATGAGAGAATACCAAGTAGCTGAAGTAGAAGGGACTTTCTATGGAGAGAGGACAGGCTTTTTAGGGTTAGCAGAAGAGGATATATTTGGAACATTAAGTCTAGTTGGGCCAGAGGATTATTGGGTTAAGTTTGATTATAAGGGTAACAGTATTGGGGTTGTTTTAGTTGAAAAAGCTTCTATAGGAAAGATAGAATTAAAGCCTGCCCCAGAAGTACTTGAACATCGGGTTGAAAAGAATACTTTAAGTGTTTACTATAGTCCCGACAACTTTACTTTCTATAAGTTACCTGAAGATCAATGGTATTTTGAGAAGGATGAAGATGGAGATATAACAATTATATTTGAGGAACCTGTAGAAGCGCTGGCATTTAAGATTCACTCTAAATTTGATGACCGTGATATGTACTTTGGCTTTGTTGATAAGTCAGAGTTTTATGGTGACTTACGTAATATGGTTAAAATTTATCAGAGAACAGATGGAGCACGTTTGGAGTATGATTATGATGCAGGAGGAAATAGGATAGCTAAAAGGACTATTGTTGGCAATACAGAAGAGATAACTTATGAGTACTATGGAGGCAGTAATCGATTGAAGAAAATGACCAACAATAGAACAGGAGAGAGTTTCTACTATGTATGTGACGAGAATGGCAATTTAATTGAGAAAGGCAATCAGTTTACAGTAAAAGAGGATAGAAGTGTAGAATTTGTCAAGGAAGGTTTTGATGTTGAATATTGGCAGTATGAGTACACGGTAAGAGATAGGTTAAAGGCAGTATATCGGAATGGCAAACTACAGGCTAAGTTTATCTATGATGCAGATGGAAACAGGATTTGCTCTGAAACAGAAGAGGAAGGCAATATCAATTATGTATTCAATTATGCAGGTAAAGTAATTTATGAAGATAATATTTCAGAAGGAAAGAAGGTTTCTTATATTTATGCATTTGCCCGTCCAATAGCGAAAGTAGAAGGAATAGTAGGAAGTGATGCCGAAGTTTACTATTACCACCATGATAATCTTGGTTCAACCCGACTTATGACAGATAGAACAGGTAAGGTAGTCTGGGAACAGGATTATCTGCCATTTGGGAGGAGTTGTATAAGCCTGGGACAATAA
- a CDS encoding glycoside hydrolase family 5 protein → MIIDWNYIGNVVTGAGPQMPDLDVQPKELTLEFWQQTANYFRDTPNVIFEIFNEPQNITARDWHSNVAEIVQVIRDQGADQLVIVGGIDYGKDLSWVRENPIADDNVAYAAHIYPAHPSYLWPHFFGEIAEIYPVLITEWGFMDENRNTNQSYLAGDQATYGEPLLEYLDIHHIGWVACWYDNDWCPPMFTQDWKDYTRYGEFVMNQLKTSRK, encoded by the coding sequence GTGATTATTGACTGGAACTATATAGGGAACGTGGTCACAGGTGCAGGGCCGCAAATGCCTGACCTCGATGTCCAGCCTAAAGAACTAACCCTGGAATTCTGGCAACAGACTGCAAATTACTTCCGAGATACCCCAAACGTTATCTTTGAGATTTTCAACGAACCGCAAAACATTACGGCCAGGGACTGGCATAGTAACGTCGCGGAGATTGTCCAAGTTATCCGGGACCAAGGAGCAGACCAGTTGGTGATTGTGGGTGGAATAGACTATGGTAAAGATCTTTCCTGGGTCAGGGAAAATCCGATAGCGGATGACAACGTCGCTTATGCCGCGCACATATACCCAGCCCATCCGAGCTACCTCTGGCCACACTTCTTTGGTGAAATCGCCGAAATATACCCAGTTTTAATAACAGAATGGGGTTTCATGGATGAGAACCGTAATACAAATCAATCTTACCTCGCGGGTGACCAGGCCACCTATGGAGAACCACTCCTAGAATACCTCGACATCCATCATATCGGATGGGTAGCCTGCTGGTATGACAATGATTGGTGCCCACCTATGTTTACGCAAGATTGGAAGGACTATACTCGATACGGAGAGTTTGTAATGAATCAATTGAAAACATCAAGAAAATGA
- a CDS encoding RHS repeat domain-containing protein, which yields MIREPYFDGNRTLDGSKNFSRSEKLAFCSFIIQYNLTKVKKASFIYAHGRQIARVEGIVGSSAEIIYYHHDNLGSTRLMTDITGKVVWEQDYLPFGEDLYKPGTSVVNFEVETRYKFTGQRQVIGIGLYYYGARYYDPETGRFVTEDIYRGNLINPLSQNLYIYVLQNPLKYVDPSGYMANLTAGTGGVTSELTDRDIERLKEIVNNDDRLTAEEKRDLNNTFSNINRNLKKSNTQIIDHPDLARLTNLYLEGKISYDAYLIAYERVAGELKDKNIEWNVDINWLALADGTVVLISGLGQITTGVGLILTPEATTKVIGGYILVHGFFNSAQGIVIIGKAFSGGGEVPNKLREKYKEIFGLKGEITYLTIDIGISLYGTVSAISEIREYYRLKKGGVLIKNVRYGFGEKILPFPGSLISKGKLIFNFVGLTNDIPAYRGTLRDLDYSIRNYSKEEKGD from the coding sequence GCAGTTTTATCATTCAATATAATCTTACAAAAGTAAAAAAAGCAAGTTTCATTTATGCTCATGGCAGACAGATTGCGAGAGTAGAAGGAATAGTTGGAAGTAGTGCAGAAATTATATATTACCACCATGATAATCTTGGTTCAACCCGACTTATGACAGATATAACAGGTAAGGTAGTCTGGGAACAGGATTATCTGCCATTTGGTGAGGACCTGTATAAACCAGGAACAAGTGTTGTAAATTTTGAAGTAGAGACCAGGTATAAATTTACAGGGCAGAGGCAGGTTATAGGAATAGGTTTATATTACTATGGAGCAAGATATTATGATCCTGAGACCGGGCGGTTTGTTACAGAAGATATTTATCGAGGAAATCTGATTAACCCGCTAAGTCAAAATCTATATATCTACGTATTGCAGAATCCGTTAAAATATGTGGATCCTTCAGGATATATGGCGAATTTAACAGCTGGCACTGGAGGAGTAACTTCAGAGTTAACAGATAGAGATATTGAGCGGTTAAAAGAGATTGTTAATAATGATGATAGATTAACTGCAGAAGAAAAGCGGGATTTAAATAATACATTTAGCAATATTAATAGGAATTTAAAGAAATCAAATACACAAATTATAGACCATCCAGATCTGGCGAGATTAACGAATTTATATTTAGAGGGTAAAATTTCTTATGATGCATATCTTATCGCTTATGAAAGAGTTGCAGGAGAATTAAAGGACAAAAATATAGAATGGAATGTAGATATAAATTGGTTAGCTTTGGCTGATGGAACTGTAGTTTTAATTTCTGGACTTGGTCAAATTACTACTGGAGTTGGTCTAATTCTAACTCCTGAGGCTACTACAAAAGTTATTGGAGGGTATATTTTAGTTCATGGTTTTTTTAATTCTGCGCAAGGTATCGTAATAATTGGTAAAGCTTTTTCAGGTGGTGGGGAAGTACCTAATAAATTACGCGAAAAATATAAAGAAATATTTGGTTTGAAAGGTGAAATTACCTATTTAACTATCGACATTGGTATAAGTCTTTACGGAACGGTATCAGCAATTTCTGAAATAAGGGAATATTATCGACTTAAAAAAGGTGGTGTGTTAATAAAGAACGTGCGATATGGATTTGGAGAGAAGATATTACCATTTCCAGGTAGCTTAATAAGTAAAGGAAAACTTATATTTAATTTTGTAGGGCTTACTAATGATATTCCTGCATATAGAGGAACGTTAAGAGATTTGGATTATAGTATTAGAAATTACTCAAAAGAAGAGAAGGGAGATTAA
- a CDS encoding type II CAAX prenyl endopeptidase Rce1 family protein yields the protein MNRAWTWTEYYISCFALIVIYKKFKDLSLRYIVLGILLSGISYLSFIQRTDICTAIIGTIVTFITFLGGSLLSGESNRIKSLLILQNYKSLFKSFLIGVIVAIPFALINYIYFRLTLGKAECMNIFSAGFLALEPAISEEIVFRFFTMNSLFYLLNGKVEKKYSIIISFFFGIIPHSLIHFPELWIYNIPGALFMLISTSLLFGLPMAFLQYKRNLETAITFHWFIDFIRFFGGY from the coding sequence ATGAATAGAGCCTGGACATGGACAGAGTATTATATATCTTGTTTTGCTTTAATAGTAATTTATAAGAAATTTAAGGATTTGAGTTTAAGATATATTGTGCTTGGAATATTGTTATCGGGTATAAGTTATTTAAGTTTTATTCAACGAACAGACATATGCACAGCAATAATAGGAACTATTGTAACATTTATCACATTTCTTGGGGGTAGTTTATTATCGGGTGAAAGTAATAGAATCAAATCATTACTCATATTACAGAACTATAAATCATTATTTAAGTCATTTTTAATAGGTGTTATAGTTGCAATTCCTTTTGCATTAATAAATTACATTTATTTTAGACTAACTTTAGGTAAGGCTGAATGTATGAATATATTTAGTGCAGGTTTTTTAGCTCTAGAACCAGCAATTTCTGAAGAGATTGTATTTAGGTTTTTTACTATGAATTCTTTATTTTATTTATTAAATGGGAAGGTTGAAAAGAAATACTCTATTATAATTAGTTTTTTCTTTGGTATAATACCACACAGTTTAATTCACTTTCCAGAATTATGGATATATAATATACCAGGTGCTCTATTTATGTTAATATCTACAAGTTTGTTATTTGGATTACCGATGGCATTTTTGCAATATAAAAGAAATTTAGAAACTGCTATTACATTTCATTGGTTTATTGATTTTATAAGATTCTTTGGAGGCTATTGA